The following are encoded in a window of Cucurbita pepo subsp. pepo cultivar mu-cu-16 chromosome LG12, ASM280686v2, whole genome shotgun sequence genomic DNA:
- the LOC111807245 gene encoding major pollen allergen Ole e 6-like, with the protein MAKKMIAVLLVCVVVVGALQVSSATESAKEAKYEAKFEAKYRLCYEKCEKECLEKGNGQSFCEVKCDEDCDEKEAADKLHIKVKN; encoded by the exons atggcgAAGAAGATGATTGCAGTGTTGTTGGTGTGCGTTGTGGTGGTGGGTGCATTGCAGGTTTCGAGTGCCACTGAAAGCGCGAAGGAGGCCAAATATGAGGCTAAATTTGAAGCCAAGTATAGGTTATGCTACGAAAAATGCGAGAAGGAATGCCTTGAAAAGGGCAATGGCCAAAGCTTCTGCGAAGTTAAGTGCGATGAAGATTGTGATGAGAAAGAAGCCGCTG ATAAGCTACACATCAAGGTGAAGAACTGA